A window of the Desulfotomaculum sp. genome harbors these coding sequences:
- a CDS encoding 2-hydroxyglutaryl-CoA dehydratase, producing the protein MDCFLGIDVGSVSAKLAVVNMEKELLFHTYERTFGGPIEALQKIFKKLNGELPESGIEVRAAGATGSGRHLAGAMVSADILKNEITAHAVAAREVEPRVRTVIDIGGQDSKIIFLKEGVSTGFNMNSVCAAGTGSFLDHQATRLNIPIENFGEIALTSKNPVKIAGRCGVFAESDLISKQQMGYSKEDLIAGLCVALARNYLASVGRGKSINPIVVFQGGVAANVGMRAAFTKLLGVPVVVPPYFEVMGALGVALLAREHWLKTGWESRFRGQQAIAEFNCTPRSFICGDCTNDCEISELYIDGKLGGRWGSRCGKWANLTRSSEIKQEEREKITFLDYVS; encoded by the coding sequence TTGGATTGTTTCCTGGGAATTGATGTTGGTAGCGTCAGTGCAAAACTTGCAGTTGTCAATATGGAAAAGGAACTTTTATTCCACACTTACGAGCGCACTTTCGGCGGCCCCATAGAAGCCCTGCAAAAGATATTTAAAAAACTCAACGGGGAACTGCCGGAGTCAGGCATAGAAGTGAGGGCGGCGGGTGCGACGGGCTCGGGACGCCACCTGGCCGGGGCGATGGTCTCGGCCGATATACTGAAAAACGAGATTACCGCTCATGCCGTGGCCGCCCGTGAAGTAGAGCCGCGGGTCAGGACGGTTATCGATATCGGCGGCCAGGATTCCAAGATTATTTTCCTGAAGGAAGGCGTTTCCACAGGCTTCAATATGAACAGCGTCTGCGCCGCGGGGACGGGTTCCTTCCTGGACCATCAGGCCACCCGCCTGAACATACCGATTGAAAATTTCGGTGAGATTGCCCTGACTTCGAAGAACCCTGTCAAAATTGCCGGACGCTGCGGAGTTTTTGCGGAATCCGACCTGATCAGCAAGCAGCAGATGGGCTACAGCAAGGAAGACCTGATTGCGGGACTGTGCGTTGCACTGGCGCGCAATTACCTGGCCAGTGTAGGCAGGGGCAAGAGCATCAACCCCATAGTGGTTTTCCAGGGGGGGGTTGCGGCAAACGTCGGGATGAGAGCGGCTTTCACCAAGCTTTTGGGAGTCCCTGTTGTGGTGCCGCCTTATTTTGAAGTTATGGGAGCGCTGGGAGTTGCGCTGCTGGCCCGCGAGCACTGGCTTAAAACCGGCTGGGAGAGCCGCTTCCGCGGCCAGCAGGCTATTGCAGAATTCAACTGTACACCGCGCAGTTTTATCTGCGGGGACTGCACGAACGATTGCGAAATCAGCGAGCTATACATCGACGGCAAACTTGGCGGCAGGTGGGGGAGCAGGTGCGGCAAGTGGGCCAACCTTACCCGCTCGTCGGAGATAAAGCAGGAAGAGCGCGAAAAAATTACCTTTCTCGATTATGTGTCCTAG